From Saccopteryx leptura isolate mSacLep1 chromosome 3, mSacLep1_pri_phased_curated, whole genome shotgun sequence, one genomic window encodes:
- the PLEKHG5 gene encoding pleckstrin homology domain-containing family G member 5 isoform X5, which yields MQYDGHVRFDLPPQGSVLARNVSTRSCPPRTSPAVDLEEEEESSVDGKGDRKNTGLKLSKKKARRRHTDDPSKECFTLKFDLNVDIETEIVPAMKKKSLGEVLQPIFERKGIALGKVDIYLDQSNTPLSLTFEAYRFGGHYLRVKAKPGDEGKVEQGVKDSKSLSLPILRPAGAGPPALERGDPQSRRENLDILAPGRRRKNMSEFLGEASIPGQEPPTPSSCSLPSSSSSSSNDSWKNRAASRFSGFFSSGPSTSAFGREVDKTEQLEAKLHAYSLFGLPRLPRRLRFDHDSWEEEGDEEDEEDDACLRLEDSWRELIDGHERLTRRQCHQQEAVWELLHTEASYIKKLRVITNLFLCCLLNLQESGLLCEVEAERLFSNVPEIARLHRGLWGSVMAPVLEKARRTRALLQPGDFLKGFKMFGSLFKPYIRYCMEEEGCMEYMRGLLRDNDLFRAYVTWAEKHQQCQRLKLSDMLAKPHQRLTKYPLLLKSVLRKTDEPRAKEALVTMISSVERFIHHVNTCMRQRQERQRLAAVVSRIDAYEVVEGSNDEVDKLLKEFLHLDLTAPIPGASPEETRQLLLEGSLRMKEGKDSKMDVYCFLFTDLLLVTKAVKKAERTKVIRPPLLVDKIVCRELRDPGSFLLIHLNEFHSAVGAYTFQASGQTLCRGWVDSIYNAQNQLQQLRAQEHPGSQQHLQSLEEEEDEQEEEEEEEEEEEGGESSTSGASSPTILRKSSNSLDSQHCASDGSTETLAVVVVEPGDTLSSPEFEGGPFSSQSDETSLSTTASSITPTSELLPLGPGDSRSCSMDSAYGTLSPTSLQDFGTPAPVVDSAPQPLGLPQAPSPPPSPRLRRRTPVQLLPRVPHLLKSKSEASLLQLLSGATTHGVSPTPSRSLSELCLAAPAPGARTQDSPQETGPGWHCGGMPSPGSGGFQPLEMEGRATCLAGEPEGPSGRSREPPSGALPRVQPEPPPGISAQHRKLTLAQLYRIRTTLLLNSTLTASEV from the exons ATGCAGTATGATGGGCACGTTCGCTTCGACCTGCCCCCACAAG GCTCTGTCCTGGCCCGGAATGTGTCCACGCGGTCCTGTCCTCCGCGCACCAGCCCTGCAGTGGacttggaggaagaggaggaaagctCTGTGGACGGGAAAGG GGACCGGAAGAATACAGGCCTGAAGCTCTCCAAGAAGAAAGCCAGGAGGAGACACACAGAT GACCCAAGCAAGGAGTGCTTCACCCTGAAATTTGACCTGAATGTGGACATTGAGACAGAAATCGTGCCAGCCATGAAGAAGAAGTCACTGGG GGAGGTGCTGCAGCCCATATTTGAAAGGAAAGGCATCGCACTAGGCAAAGTGGATATCTACCTGGACCAGTCCAACACACCCCTGTCCCTCACTTTTGAGGCCTACAGGTTTGGGGGACACTACCTGCGGGTCAAAG CCAAGCCTGGTGATGAGGGAAAAGTGGAGCAGGGAGTGAAGGACTCCAAGTCCCTGAGTCTGCCAATCCTGCGGCCAGCTGGGGCCGGGCCCCCAGCCCTGGAACGGGGGGACCCCCAGAGCCGCAGGGAGAACCTGGACATCCTG GCCCCTGGCCGCCGCCGGAAGAACATGTCGGAGTTCCTGGGGGAGGCAAGCATCCCTGGGCAGGAGCCCCCCACGCCTTCCAGCTGTTCTCTgcctagcagcagcagcagcagtagcaacGACAGCTGGAAGAACCGGGCCGCCAGTCGCTTCAGTGGATTCTTCAGCTCGGGTCCCAGCACTAGCGCCTTTGGCCGG GAGGTGGACAAGACGGAGCAGCTGGAGGCCAAGCTGCACGCCTACAGCCTCTTTGGGCTGCCCAGGCTGCCGCGGAGGCTGCGCTTTGACCACGACTcgtgggaggaggagggtgatgaggaggacgaggaggatgATGCCTGCCTGCGGCTGGAGGACAGCTGGCGAGAGCTCATTGATGGGCATGAG AGGCTGACCCGAAGGCAGTGCCACCAGCAGGAGGCGGTGTGGGAGCTCCTGCACACAGAGGCCTCCTACATTAAGAAGCTGCGGGTGATCACTAAT CTGTTCCTGTGCTGCCTCCTGAACCTGCAAGAGTCGGGGCTGCTGTGTGAG GTGGAGGCGGAGCGACTGTTCAGCAACGTGCCCGAGATCGCACGCCTGCACCGAGGCCTGTGGGGCAGTGTGATGGCGCCGGTGCTGGAGAAGGCACGGCGCACGCGGGCGCTGCTGCAGCCCGGGGACTTTCTCAAGGGCTTCAAGATG TTCGGCTCCCTTTTCAAGCCCTACATCCGATACTGCATGGAGGAGGAGGGCTGCATGGAATACATGCGGGGCCTGCTGCGCGACAATGACCTCTTCCGGGCCTATGTCACG TGGGCCGAGAAGCACCAGCAGTGCCAGCGGCTGAAGCTGAGCGACATGCTCGCCAAGCCCCACCAGCGGCTTACCAAGTACCCGCTGCTGCTCAAGTCCGTGCTGAGAAAGACCGATGAGCCGAGAGCCAAGGAGGCCCTAGTCACCATG ATCAGCTCGGTGGAGCGCTTCATCCACCACGTGAACACGTGCATGCGTCAGAGACAGGAGCGGCAGCGGCTGGCGGCTGTGGTGAGCCGCATCGACGCCTACGAGGTGGTGGAGGGCAGCAACGATGAGGTGGACAAG CTCCTGAAGGAATTCCTGCACCTGGACCTGACAGCGCCCATCCCTGGTGCCTCCCCTGAGGAGACTCGTCAGCTGCTGTTGGAGGGGAGCCTGAGGATGAAAGAGGGGAAAGACAGCAAG ATGGATGTGTACTGCTTCCTCTTCACGGACCTGCTCTTGGTGACCAAGGCAGTGAAGAAGGCTGAGAGGACCAAGGTCATCAGGCCACCGCTGCTGGTGGACAAGATCGTGTGTCGGGAGCTGCGGGACCCTG GGTCCTTCCTCCTCATCCACCTGAATGAGTTCCACAGCGCCGTAGGGGCCTACACATTCCAGGCCAGTGGCCAGActctgtgccgtggctgggtggACTCTATTTACAATGCCCAG AACCAGCTGCAGCAGTTGCGTGCGCAGGAGCACCCAGGCAGCCAGCAGCACCTGCAGAgcctggaagaggaggaggatgagcaggaggaggaggaggaggaagaggaggaagaggaagggggagagagtagCACTTCGGGTGCTAGCTCTCCCACCATCCTGCGCAAAAGCAGCAACAGCTTGGACTCCCAGCACTG TGCCTCAGACGGCTCCACGGAGACCCTGGCTGTGGTCGTGGTGGAGCCTGGGGACACACTGTCCTCTCCCGAGTTTGAGGGTGGCCCCTTCAGCTCTCAGTCAGACGAGACTTCTCTCAGTACCACTGCCTCATCCATAACGCCCACCAGCGAGCTGCTGCCCCTGGGCCCTGGTGACAGCCGCTCCTGCTCCATGGACTCCGCCTACGgcaccctctcccccacctccttgcAAGACTTTGGGACCCCAGCCCCAGTGGTGGATTCAGCGCCCCAGCCCCTAGGGTTACCCCAAGCCCCTTCCCCCCCGCCCTCGCCTCGCCTCCGCCGCCGCACACCTGTCCAGCTGCTGCCCCGTGTGCCCCACCTGCTCAAGTCCAAATCCGAGGCCAGCCTCCTCCAGCTGCTATCAGGGGCCACCACCCATGGAgtgtccccaacccccagccgcAGCCTGTCAGAACTCTGCTTGGCCGCTCCAGCCCCTGGCGCGAGGACTCAGGACTCCCCTCAGGAAACGGGGCCCGGCTGGCATTGCGGGGGGATGCCAAGCCCTGGCAGTGGTGGCTTCCAGCCTTTGGAGATGGAAGGCAGAGCTACCTGCCTGGCTGGGGAGCCCGAAGGACCCTCCGGGAGGAGCAGGGAACCGCCCTCAGGGGCCTTGCCCAGGGTCCAGCCTGAACCCCCCCCAGGGATCTCTGCCCAGCACAGGAAGTTGACGCTGGCCCAGCTCTACCGAATCAGGACCACCTTGCTGCTTAACTCCACGCTCACTGCCTC GGAGGTCTGA
- the PLEKHG5 gene encoding pleckstrin homology domain-containing family G member 5 isoform X3 — MDTGSLAEEKGLRCQNPDCMDKGRAAKVCHHADCQQLHRRGPLNLCEACDSKFHSTMQYDGHVRFDLPPQGSVLARNVSTRSCPPRTSPAVDLEEEEESSVDGKGDRKNTGLKLSKKKARRRHTDDPSKECFTLKFDLNVDIETEIVPAMKKKSLGEVLQPIFERKGIALGKVDIYLDQSNTPLSLTFEAYRFGGHYLRVKAKPGDEGKVEQGVKDSKSLSLPILRPAGAGPPALERGDPQSRRENLDILAPGRRRKNMSEFLGEASIPGQEPPTPSSCSLPSSSSSSSNDSWKNRAASRFSGFFSSGPSTSAFGREVDKTEQLEAKLHAYSLFGLPRLPRRLRFDHDSWEEEGDEEDEEDDACLRLEDSWRELIDGHERLTRRQCHQQEAVWELLHTEASYIKKLRVITNLFLCCLLNLQESGLLCEVEAERLFSNVPEIARLHRGLWGSVMAPVLEKARRTRALLQPGDFLKGFKMFGSLFKPYIRYCMEEEGCMEYMRGLLRDNDLFRAYVTWAEKHQQCQRLKLSDMLAKPHQRLTKYPLLLKSVLRKTDEPRAKEALVTMISSVERFIHHVNTCMRQRQERQRLAAVVSRIDAYEVVEGSNDEVDKLLKEFLHLDLTAPIPGASPEETRQLLLEGSLRMKEGKDSKMDVYCFLFTDLLLVTKAVKKAERTKVIRPPLLVDKIVCRELRDPGSFLLIHLNEFHSAVGAYTFQASGQTLCRGWVDSIYNAQNQLQQLRAQEHPGSQQHLQSLEEEEDEQEEEEEEEEEEEGGESSTSGASSPTILRKSSNSLDSQHCASDGSTETLAVVVVEPGDTLSSPEFEGGPFSSQSDETSLSTTASSITPTSELLPLGPGDSRSCSMDSAYGTLSPTSLQDFGTPAPVVDSAPQPLGLPQAPSPPPSPRLRRRTPVQLLPRVPHLLKSKSEASLLQLLSGATTHGVSPTPSRSLSELCLAAPAPGARTQDSPQETGPGWHCGGMPSPGSGGFQPLEMEGRATCLAGEPEGPSGRSREPPSGALPRVQPEPPPGISAQHRKLTLAQLYRIRTTLLLNSTLTASEV; from the exons ATGG ACACCGGGAGCCTGGCTGAGGAGAAGGGACTTCGCTGTCAGAACCCGGACTGCATGGACAAGGGGCGAGCGGCCAAG GTATGCCACCACGCCGACTGCCAGCAGCTGCACCGCCGGGGACCCCTCAACCTCTGTGAGGCCTGTGACAGCAAGTTCCACAGCACCATGCAGTATGATGGGCACGTTCGCTTCGACCTGCCCCCACAAG GCTCTGTCCTGGCCCGGAATGTGTCCACGCGGTCCTGTCCTCCGCGCACCAGCCCTGCAGTGGacttggaggaagaggaggaaagctCTGTGGACGGGAAAGG GGACCGGAAGAATACAGGCCTGAAGCTCTCCAAGAAGAAAGCCAGGAGGAGACACACAGAT GACCCAAGCAAGGAGTGCTTCACCCTGAAATTTGACCTGAATGTGGACATTGAGACAGAAATCGTGCCAGCCATGAAGAAGAAGTCACTGGG GGAGGTGCTGCAGCCCATATTTGAAAGGAAAGGCATCGCACTAGGCAAAGTGGATATCTACCTGGACCAGTCCAACACACCCCTGTCCCTCACTTTTGAGGCCTACAGGTTTGGGGGACACTACCTGCGGGTCAAAG CCAAGCCTGGTGATGAGGGAAAAGTGGAGCAGGGAGTGAAGGACTCCAAGTCCCTGAGTCTGCCAATCCTGCGGCCAGCTGGGGCCGGGCCCCCAGCCCTGGAACGGGGGGACCCCCAGAGCCGCAGGGAGAACCTGGACATCCTG GCCCCTGGCCGCCGCCGGAAGAACATGTCGGAGTTCCTGGGGGAGGCAAGCATCCCTGGGCAGGAGCCCCCCACGCCTTCCAGCTGTTCTCTgcctagcagcagcagcagcagtagcaacGACAGCTGGAAGAACCGGGCCGCCAGTCGCTTCAGTGGATTCTTCAGCTCGGGTCCCAGCACTAGCGCCTTTGGCCGG GAGGTGGACAAGACGGAGCAGCTGGAGGCCAAGCTGCACGCCTACAGCCTCTTTGGGCTGCCCAGGCTGCCGCGGAGGCTGCGCTTTGACCACGACTcgtgggaggaggagggtgatgaggaggacgaggaggatgATGCCTGCCTGCGGCTGGAGGACAGCTGGCGAGAGCTCATTGATGGGCATGAG AGGCTGACCCGAAGGCAGTGCCACCAGCAGGAGGCGGTGTGGGAGCTCCTGCACACAGAGGCCTCCTACATTAAGAAGCTGCGGGTGATCACTAAT CTGTTCCTGTGCTGCCTCCTGAACCTGCAAGAGTCGGGGCTGCTGTGTGAG GTGGAGGCGGAGCGACTGTTCAGCAACGTGCCCGAGATCGCACGCCTGCACCGAGGCCTGTGGGGCAGTGTGATGGCGCCGGTGCTGGAGAAGGCACGGCGCACGCGGGCGCTGCTGCAGCCCGGGGACTTTCTCAAGGGCTTCAAGATG TTCGGCTCCCTTTTCAAGCCCTACATCCGATACTGCATGGAGGAGGAGGGCTGCATGGAATACATGCGGGGCCTGCTGCGCGACAATGACCTCTTCCGGGCCTATGTCACG TGGGCCGAGAAGCACCAGCAGTGCCAGCGGCTGAAGCTGAGCGACATGCTCGCCAAGCCCCACCAGCGGCTTACCAAGTACCCGCTGCTGCTCAAGTCCGTGCTGAGAAAGACCGATGAGCCGAGAGCCAAGGAGGCCCTAGTCACCATG ATCAGCTCGGTGGAGCGCTTCATCCACCACGTGAACACGTGCATGCGTCAGAGACAGGAGCGGCAGCGGCTGGCGGCTGTGGTGAGCCGCATCGACGCCTACGAGGTGGTGGAGGGCAGCAACGATGAGGTGGACAAG CTCCTGAAGGAATTCCTGCACCTGGACCTGACAGCGCCCATCCCTGGTGCCTCCCCTGAGGAGACTCGTCAGCTGCTGTTGGAGGGGAGCCTGAGGATGAAAGAGGGGAAAGACAGCAAG ATGGATGTGTACTGCTTCCTCTTCACGGACCTGCTCTTGGTGACCAAGGCAGTGAAGAAGGCTGAGAGGACCAAGGTCATCAGGCCACCGCTGCTGGTGGACAAGATCGTGTGTCGGGAGCTGCGGGACCCTG GGTCCTTCCTCCTCATCCACCTGAATGAGTTCCACAGCGCCGTAGGGGCCTACACATTCCAGGCCAGTGGCCAGActctgtgccgtggctgggtggACTCTATTTACAATGCCCAG AACCAGCTGCAGCAGTTGCGTGCGCAGGAGCACCCAGGCAGCCAGCAGCACCTGCAGAgcctggaagaggaggaggatgagcaggaggaggaggaggaggaagaggaggaagaggaagggggagagagtagCACTTCGGGTGCTAGCTCTCCCACCATCCTGCGCAAAAGCAGCAACAGCTTGGACTCCCAGCACTG TGCCTCAGACGGCTCCACGGAGACCCTGGCTGTGGTCGTGGTGGAGCCTGGGGACACACTGTCCTCTCCCGAGTTTGAGGGTGGCCCCTTCAGCTCTCAGTCAGACGAGACTTCTCTCAGTACCACTGCCTCATCCATAACGCCCACCAGCGAGCTGCTGCCCCTGGGCCCTGGTGACAGCCGCTCCTGCTCCATGGACTCCGCCTACGgcaccctctcccccacctccttgcAAGACTTTGGGACCCCAGCCCCAGTGGTGGATTCAGCGCCCCAGCCCCTAGGGTTACCCCAAGCCCCTTCCCCCCCGCCCTCGCCTCGCCTCCGCCGCCGCACACCTGTCCAGCTGCTGCCCCGTGTGCCCCACCTGCTCAAGTCCAAATCCGAGGCCAGCCTCCTCCAGCTGCTATCAGGGGCCACCACCCATGGAgtgtccccaacccccagccgcAGCCTGTCAGAACTCTGCTTGGCCGCTCCAGCCCCTGGCGCGAGGACTCAGGACTCCCCTCAGGAAACGGGGCCCGGCTGGCATTGCGGGGGGATGCCAAGCCCTGGCAGTGGTGGCTTCCAGCCTTTGGAGATGGAAGGCAGAGCTACCTGCCTGGCTGGGGAGCCCGAAGGACCCTCCGGGAGGAGCAGGGAACCGCCCTCAGGGGCCTTGCCCAGGGTCCAGCCTGAACCCCCCCCAGGGATCTCTGCCCAGCACAGGAAGTTGACGCTGGCCCAGCTCTACCGAATCAGGACCACCTTGCTGCTTAACTCCACGCTCACTGCCTC GGAGGTCTGA
- the PLEKHG5 gene encoding pleckstrin homology domain-containing family G member 5 isoform X6, with protein MDKGRAAKVCHHADCQQLHRRGPLNLCEACDSKFHSTMQYDGHVRFDLPPQGSVLARNVSTRSCPPRTSPAVDLEEEEESSVDGKGDRKNTGLKLSKKKARRRHTDDPSKECFTLKFDLNVDIETEIVPAMKKKSLGEVLQPIFERKGIALGKVDIYLDQSNTPLSLTFEAYRFGGHYLRVKAKPGDEGKVEQGVKDSKSLSLPILRPAGAGPPALERGDPQSRRENLDILAPGRRRKNMSEFLGEASIPGQEPPTPSSCSLPSSSSSSSNDSWKNRAASRFSGFFSSGPSTSAFGREVDKTEQLEAKLHAYSLFGLPRLPRRLRFDHDSWEEEGDEEDEEDDACLRLEDSWRELIDGHERLTRRQCHQQEAVWELLHTEASYIKKLRVITNLFLCCLLNLQESGLLCEVEAERLFSNVPEIARLHRGLWGSVMAPVLEKARRTRALLQPGDFLKGFKMFGSLFKPYIRYCMEEEGCMEYMRGLLRDNDLFRAYVTWAEKHQQCQRLKLSDMLAKPHQRLTKYPLLLKSVLRKTDEPRAKEALVTMISSVERFIHHVNTCMRQRQERQRLAAVVSRIDAYEVVEGSNDEVDKLLKEFLHLDLTAPIPGASPEETRQLLLEGSLRMKEGKDSKMDVYCFLFTDLLLVTKAVKKAERTKVIRPPLLVDKIVCRELRDPGSFLLIHLNEFHSAVGAYTFQASGQTLCRGWVDSIYNAQNQLQQLRAQEHPGSQQHLQSLEEEEDEQEEEEEEEEEEEGGESSTSGASSPTILRKSSNSLDSQHCASDGSTETLAVVVVEPGDTLSSPEFEGGPFSSQSDETSLSTTASSITPTSELLPLGPGDSRSCSMDSAYGTLSPTSLQDFGTPAPVVDSAPQPLGLPQAPSPPPSPRLRRRTPVQLLPRVPHLLKSKSEASLLQLLSGATTHGVSPTPSRSLSELCLAAPAPGARTQDSPQETGPGWHCGGMPSPGSGGFQPLEMEGRATCLAGEPEGPSGRSREPPSGALPRVQPEPPPGISAQHRKLTLAQLYRIRTTLLLNSTLTASEV; from the exons ATGGACAAGGGGCGAGCGGCCAAG GTATGCCACCACGCCGACTGCCAGCAGCTGCACCGCCGGGGACCCCTCAACCTCTGTGAGGCCTGTGACAGCAAGTTCCACAGCACCATGCAGTATGATGGGCACGTTCGCTTCGACCTGCCCCCACAAG GCTCTGTCCTGGCCCGGAATGTGTCCACGCGGTCCTGTCCTCCGCGCACCAGCCCTGCAGTGGacttggaggaagaggaggaaagctCTGTGGACGGGAAAGG GGACCGGAAGAATACAGGCCTGAAGCTCTCCAAGAAGAAAGCCAGGAGGAGACACACAGAT GACCCAAGCAAGGAGTGCTTCACCCTGAAATTTGACCTGAATGTGGACATTGAGACAGAAATCGTGCCAGCCATGAAGAAGAAGTCACTGGG GGAGGTGCTGCAGCCCATATTTGAAAGGAAAGGCATCGCACTAGGCAAAGTGGATATCTACCTGGACCAGTCCAACACACCCCTGTCCCTCACTTTTGAGGCCTACAGGTTTGGGGGACACTACCTGCGGGTCAAAG CCAAGCCTGGTGATGAGGGAAAAGTGGAGCAGGGAGTGAAGGACTCCAAGTCCCTGAGTCTGCCAATCCTGCGGCCAGCTGGGGCCGGGCCCCCAGCCCTGGAACGGGGGGACCCCCAGAGCCGCAGGGAGAACCTGGACATCCTG GCCCCTGGCCGCCGCCGGAAGAACATGTCGGAGTTCCTGGGGGAGGCAAGCATCCCTGGGCAGGAGCCCCCCACGCCTTCCAGCTGTTCTCTgcctagcagcagcagcagcagtagcaacGACAGCTGGAAGAACCGGGCCGCCAGTCGCTTCAGTGGATTCTTCAGCTCGGGTCCCAGCACTAGCGCCTTTGGCCGG GAGGTGGACAAGACGGAGCAGCTGGAGGCCAAGCTGCACGCCTACAGCCTCTTTGGGCTGCCCAGGCTGCCGCGGAGGCTGCGCTTTGACCACGACTcgtgggaggaggagggtgatgaggaggacgaggaggatgATGCCTGCCTGCGGCTGGAGGACAGCTGGCGAGAGCTCATTGATGGGCATGAG AGGCTGACCCGAAGGCAGTGCCACCAGCAGGAGGCGGTGTGGGAGCTCCTGCACACAGAGGCCTCCTACATTAAGAAGCTGCGGGTGATCACTAAT CTGTTCCTGTGCTGCCTCCTGAACCTGCAAGAGTCGGGGCTGCTGTGTGAG GTGGAGGCGGAGCGACTGTTCAGCAACGTGCCCGAGATCGCACGCCTGCACCGAGGCCTGTGGGGCAGTGTGATGGCGCCGGTGCTGGAGAAGGCACGGCGCACGCGGGCGCTGCTGCAGCCCGGGGACTTTCTCAAGGGCTTCAAGATG TTCGGCTCCCTTTTCAAGCCCTACATCCGATACTGCATGGAGGAGGAGGGCTGCATGGAATACATGCGGGGCCTGCTGCGCGACAATGACCTCTTCCGGGCCTATGTCACG TGGGCCGAGAAGCACCAGCAGTGCCAGCGGCTGAAGCTGAGCGACATGCTCGCCAAGCCCCACCAGCGGCTTACCAAGTACCCGCTGCTGCTCAAGTCCGTGCTGAGAAAGACCGATGAGCCGAGAGCCAAGGAGGCCCTAGTCACCATG ATCAGCTCGGTGGAGCGCTTCATCCACCACGTGAACACGTGCATGCGTCAGAGACAGGAGCGGCAGCGGCTGGCGGCTGTGGTGAGCCGCATCGACGCCTACGAGGTGGTGGAGGGCAGCAACGATGAGGTGGACAAG CTCCTGAAGGAATTCCTGCACCTGGACCTGACAGCGCCCATCCCTGGTGCCTCCCCTGAGGAGACTCGTCAGCTGCTGTTGGAGGGGAGCCTGAGGATGAAAGAGGGGAAAGACAGCAAG ATGGATGTGTACTGCTTCCTCTTCACGGACCTGCTCTTGGTGACCAAGGCAGTGAAGAAGGCTGAGAGGACCAAGGTCATCAGGCCACCGCTGCTGGTGGACAAGATCGTGTGTCGGGAGCTGCGGGACCCTG GGTCCTTCCTCCTCATCCACCTGAATGAGTTCCACAGCGCCGTAGGGGCCTACACATTCCAGGCCAGTGGCCAGActctgtgccgtggctgggtggACTCTATTTACAATGCCCAG AACCAGCTGCAGCAGTTGCGTGCGCAGGAGCACCCAGGCAGCCAGCAGCACCTGCAGAgcctggaagaggaggaggatgagcaggaggaggaggaggaggaagaggaggaagaggaagggggagagagtagCACTTCGGGTGCTAGCTCTCCCACCATCCTGCGCAAAAGCAGCAACAGCTTGGACTCCCAGCACTG TGCCTCAGACGGCTCCACGGAGACCCTGGCTGTGGTCGTGGTGGAGCCTGGGGACACACTGTCCTCTCCCGAGTTTGAGGGTGGCCCCTTCAGCTCTCAGTCAGACGAGACTTCTCTCAGTACCACTGCCTCATCCATAACGCCCACCAGCGAGCTGCTGCCCCTGGGCCCTGGTGACAGCCGCTCCTGCTCCATGGACTCCGCCTACGgcaccctctcccccacctccttgcAAGACTTTGGGACCCCAGCCCCAGTGGTGGATTCAGCGCCCCAGCCCCTAGGGTTACCCCAAGCCCCTTCCCCCCCGCCCTCGCCTCGCCTCCGCCGCCGCACACCTGTCCAGCTGCTGCCCCGTGTGCCCCACCTGCTCAAGTCCAAATCCGAGGCCAGCCTCCTCCAGCTGCTATCAGGGGCCACCACCCATGGAgtgtccccaacccccagccgcAGCCTGTCAGAACTCTGCTTGGCCGCTCCAGCCCCTGGCGCGAGGACTCAGGACTCCCCTCAGGAAACGGGGCCCGGCTGGCATTGCGGGGGGATGCCAAGCCCTGGCAGTGGTGGCTTCCAGCCTTTGGAGATGGAAGGCAGAGCTACCTGCCTGGCTGGGGAGCCCGAAGGACCCTCCGGGAGGAGCAGGGAACCGCCCTCAGGGGCCTTGCCCAGGGTCCAGCCTGAACCCCCCCCAGGGATCTCTGCCCAGCACAGGAAGTTGACGCTGGCCCAGCTCTACCGAATCAGGACCACCTTGCTGCTTAACTCCACGCTCACTGCCTC GGAGGTCTGA